Below is a genomic region from Acidobacteriota bacterium.
GCACTCTATCCCCGGCTAACCTGCCGGGAGAACCTGGAAGCGTTCGGTCAATACCATGGCTTGCGCGGCAGTGTTCTCACCACGTCGGTGGCCTGGTGCCTGGAGTGGGCCGGGCTCGCCGATCGGGCGGAAGACGCTGTTGCGAGTTTCTCCGGAGGAATGAAGCGACGGCTCAACATGGCAGCCGGACTCATCCACCGCCCCAAGGTGATCCTGATGGACGAGCCGACGGTCGGGGTTGATCCGCAATCGCGCAACCGCATCTTTGAGATGATCGAGAAGCTGCGTGACCAGGGAATCTCGATGATCTACACGACACACTACATGGAAGAGGCGGAACGGCTGTGCGATCGAATTGCCATTATCGATCATGGGCGCATCATTGCTCTGGGAGCGAAGGAAGAGCTGGTGCACAATGCTTTTGCTTCCCGCAGCGAGGTGATTGCCCGATTCGGGAATTCCGACGGGAGCGTCCTTGCCTGGGTGAAAGAACGCGGCGGACTCTTCGACAACGGCATGGCACGGTTCACCATTGAGCATGCGGCTGAAATCGGTGGATTACTCGACGCCGCTGCCAAGGCAGGCCACGAACTAGTGGATGTCTCACTGCGCAAGCCCAACCTGGAATCGGTATTTCTGCATTGGACGGGAAGGGAGCTGCGCGATTGATCTTCGCTATCGTCCGTACTGCCTTGACGGCTCTGCGCCGCGACCGCGGAGCGCTTGCTCTGAGTTTCATATTGCCGGTGGCATTCTTCACCATCTTTGCCGTCATCTTCGGGGGACGACGGGACACTACGCCAAAGATCAGCGTGATCGTGGTCGACGAAGACCACAGCCGGGCCTCGCAACAACTCGTCAAGGGTCTTAAGGAGGAATCTCTATCGGTAAAGACCAGGCCGGCGACGAAACGGGGCGTCGATCAGCCTGAATACACAGCGACGACGGCGGAGGCCGCGGTCAAAGCCGGCGCTGCGCCGGTGGCGCTCATCATTCCGCGGGGCTTCGGAGAAAATCCTATTGCGTTCGGTGGCGGCTCGCAGCGTTCCACGATCCAGCTCCTCAAAGACAGCAGTGACATGGTGGCGCCGCAGATCATTAATGGCCTGCTGCAAAAGGTCGCGATGACCGCAATGCCCGACGTGATGGCAGCGCAGGGATCGAAGTATATGGACGAGTACGCCGGCGGCTTTACCCCGGAACAGCGCAAGAGAATCGAGCAGGGACTGGAAGAACTCCGCAAGCGAGAGAGGAGCGAGGATAGCAATACGCAAACGCGTCAGAGTTCCAATGGCGGAATGCCGATCTCGGTTAGCGCGCGTGATGTCGTCGGCGAAAACAAAAACAATCCAATGGTGTCCTTCTACGCAGCAGCCATCGGAGTCATGTTCCTTCTTTTTACCGCCAGCAGCGCCGGCGGATCTTTGCTGGACGAGGCTGAGAGTGGAACACTCGACCGCGTGCTCAGTTCACAAGTCAACATGGGAACACTGTTGGCAGGCAAGCTTTGCTATTGTTCGCTGTTGGCATTCTCACAACTAATACTCATGTTCGTTTGGGCCTGGTTAGTCTTTAAGCTGGATTTCATTGCCCACTTGCCCGGTTTTTTCATCATGGGACTCTCCACGGCTTTCTCCGTGGCGGCGTTTGGGATGCTGTTGGCAAGTACGTGCCGAACCCGCGCGCAGCTCGGTCCGCTGTCGACGCTGGTAATCCTGATCATGTCCTCGGTAGGCGGGAGCATGTTCCCGCGTTTCCTCATGCCCGAAGCGATGCAAAAGGCGGGGCTGCTGACCATCAATGCCTGGGCGATCGACGGCTTCACGAAGGTTTTCTGGCGCGATGAACCAGTCACACACCTGTGGCCGCAGGTCCTGGTTCTGCTGGTTGCAGGCGCCCTGTTCTTTGTAATCGCTCGCAGGCTGGCGCGACGCTGGGAGTATTCATAACCGAAGGTCCCATCCTGGGGCACTCGACTAGGCCGAGACTCTCAGCTCCGAAGCAACGGCGTTGCCGGCATTCGGAGCCTTCAACTCAGGCATTGGATTCGCTGCAAACAAGTGCCGGCATGGCTTTGCCAGCCACTTCGCCATGCTCGTGGCGCGGCTCTTGCGGGCGCTGTCAGTGGCGATGCCGGTATTGGCATACATCTGGCGGTAGAGTTTTGAGATGAAAATGAGAATGAGCCTGGCCTTGAAGGACGTAGCGCAGGCAGAGCGTTCCCAAATTGCGCCGAAGCTGTAGAAGCGGCTCCAGACGTTCAGGGTTCGTCTTCGCATTTCGTCGGAACTCATGGTGGGATGCGGCATGAACATCTTCGGCCGGATTTCCGGAGGAATCAGCCAGTAGCGTGTCAGGGGAATTCCCGCAATCTTTTGTACCTGTTGACCCTGCGTTTTCTCCCAGCGTTCAAAATCGACCGTTCCGGGAAATGGCGTAAGCATCAGGAACTGAGCGAAGGCCAAACCCGATCTTTGCGCGAGCTGCAGGGTGGCGTCGAAGGTCTCTTCGCGATCGCTCGGGAGCCCGAAGATGAACGAGCCCAGGACGTACACTCCATGTTCACGAAATCTCTGCAGGCGCTCGACGAGATCTTCTCCGGAACGGTTGAAATCCTTATAAACCGATTTCAATCCTTCGGCGGTCACCGCCTCGACTCCAACCAGCGCTCCTTTAATATTGGCTTTGCGCATGGCCATCAGAAATTGAGGATCTTCTGCCGCTTCCATGGTGATCTGGGTAAAAAAGTTCAGGTCTGCGGGCAGATCGGCCAGCCGGGCCATAAACTCGAATCTCTCGTTGCGCAGCGCCTCTAATTGCGCGAGCCTTTGCTGGTTGCCTTGCCGCTCCGCGAGCTTCAGATCGGTGAATGAGACCGGATAAAAATTGTCGTCGGCCAGCGCGATAAAACGGAATCCTTTGCGCCGCAGCTGCACGATTTCGTCGATCACCGCATCGGTCGAACGCTGCCGCGGCCGTTGACCATCAGTCCTCCATACCGAACAGAACGAACAGTGCTTGGGGCAACCGCGAACCGTCTGCACCGATGCCCACATGTAACGCTTCGGCGAAAGCAGATCCCAGCGTGCCGCCTTGAATTGATCGGCCTCAATGCGTCCGCCTTCATAGGTTCTCTTCAACTCACCTTTGGCGCAATCGGTTAATGCCTTTCCCCAGGCCACATCGCCGTCTCCACGCACCACGGCATGTGCGCGCCCGTGCTCGAATGCTTCCTCAGGGTAGAGACTCGCATGAACACCTCCAAAAATGACCCAGGCCCCGCGTTCGCGCGCCATGCGTCCGATTCCGTAGCCGCGCAACGCATTCGCGGTGTGGATTCCGATCCCTACGATGTCTCCTGGCTGTATGCGGCTGACATCCAATGGTTCTAGCGTTTCGTCGCACAGTTCGGGATCGCCGAAGGTAGTTGGGGTAGCGGCGGCAAGCACAAATAACCAGCGCGGAGTGATGACGGCAACGCCAAATGAGGAGTCGCTGGGATTTACAAGGTGTACTTTGGGCAGGCAA
It encodes:
- a CDS encoding ABC transporter ATP-binding protein, with the protein product MASAPMVPAPISVLPLRIQALAKRFGELTAVDGITVELHSGECLGLLGPNGAGKSTLIRSIVGRVIPDSGKVLVFGAPADSAGARIALGWVPQDLALYPRLTCRENLEAFGQYHGLRGSVLTTSVAWCLEWAGLADRAEDAVASFSGGMKRRLNMAAGLIHRPKVILMDEPTVGVDPQSRNRIFEMIEKLRDQGISMIYTTHYMEEAERLCDRIAIIDHGRIIALGAKEELVHNAFASRSEVIARFGNSDGSVLAWVKERGGLFDNGMARFTIEHAAEIGGLLDAAAKAGHELVDVSLRKPNLESVFLHWTGRELRD
- a CDS encoding radical SAM protein, with amino-acid sequence MPHDPVVCPPCLPKVHLVNPSDSSFGVAVITPRWLFVLAAATPTTFGDPELCDETLEPLDVSRIQPGDIVGIGIHTANALRGYGIGRMARERGAWVIFGGVHASLYPEEAFEHGRAHAVVRGDGDVAWGKALTDCAKGELKRTYEGGRIEADQFKAARWDLLSPKRYMWASVQTVRGCPKHCSFCSVWRTDGQRPRQRSTDAVIDEIVQLRRKGFRFIALADDNFYPVSFTDLKLAERQGNQQRLAQLEALRNERFEFMARLADLPADLNFFTQITMEAAEDPQFLMAMRKANIKGALVGVEAVTAEGLKSVYKDFNRSGEDLVERLQRFREHGVYVLGSFIFGLPSDREETFDATLQLAQRSGLAFAQFLMLTPFPGTVDFERWEKTQGQQVQKIAGIPLTRYWLIPPEIRPKMFMPHPTMSSDEMRRRTLNVWSRFYSFGAIWERSACATSFKARLILIFISKLYRQMYANTGIATDSARKSRATSMAKWLAKPCRHLFAANPMPELKAPNAGNAVASELRVSA